A DNA window from Sylvia atricapilla isolate bSylAtr1 chromosome W, bSylAtr1.pri, whole genome shotgun sequence contains the following coding sequences:
- the LOC136373429 gene encoding uncharacterized protein produces the protein MQNCGEHCCSNLRPLIKTEYNYINEEDRDPHITTREIPYTATELAEIKKEYSRLPSESETEYVFRVSLTGGDQIKLSEQEASGYWGHGVFLTTGNTRAPWSLTQCAAYWAGGLNPLERGDPLAIVSTSDQLLENIHKAACLQMIHERKLFSGYESPMQQPVKPETMTPLIRGLPESLKPTAIFLQKTTASITPVDRLERFLGHASDQTGSTDSTDSTDSSPFATPSTQYNSSYKVWTWSEGAQELISYSRKYGPVKHSEDKPENPRGGKYH, from the exons ATGCAAAATTGTGGGGAACACTGTTGTTCCAACTTGAGACCTCTCATTAAAACAGAATATAACTATATAAATGAAGAGGATCGTGATCCCCACATAACCACCAGAGAAATACCATACACAGCCACTGAattagctgaaataaaaaaggaatactCCCGCCTCCCTAGTGAATCAGAGACAGAGTATGTTTTTAGAGTTTCACTCACTGGAGGTGaccaaattaaattaagtgAACAAGAAGCAAGTGGCTATTGGGGACATGGAGTTTTCTTAACAACAGGAAATACACGTGCTCCATGGTCCCTGACTCAGTGTGCAGCTTACTGGGCAGGGGGACTAAACCCCCTGGAAAGGGGCGACCCTCTGGCAATTGTCAGCACCTCAGACCAACTCCTAGAAAACATCCACAAAGCTGCATGCTTGCAAATgatacatgaaagaaaattattttctggctATGAGTCACCAATGCAACAGCCTGTCAAACCTGAAACTATGACCCCTCTAATTCGAGGTTTGCCAGAATCACTTAAACCAACAGCAATTTTCCTCCAAAAAACAACAGCATCTATCACCCCGGTAGATAGGCTTGAAAGATTTCTTGGACATGCAAGTGATCAAACCGGTTCCACTGACTCCACTGACTCCACTGACTCCTCACCTTTTGCTACTCCTAGCACACAATATAACAGCAGTTATAAAGTTTGGACATGGAGTGAAGGAGCACAGGAGTTAATCagttacagcagaaaatatGGACCGGTAAAACACTCAGAGGACAAACCCGAAAACCCCAGAGGA GGGAAGTACCACTAG